A single Candidatus Bathyanammoxibius amoris DNA region contains:
- a CDS encoding TMEM165/GDT1 family protein, which translates to MDIDLKVLVGTFGAIFAAEFGDKTQIAAIFMASQTGKPVTVFIGAVLAMTIVTLIGVTIGAEIAQAVPTKYIRNGAAVIFIGIGGLILLGKL; encoded by the coding sequence ATGGACATCGATTTGAAGGTTCTTGTCGGCACGTTCGGTGCTATTTTCGCCGCGGAATTTGGTGACAAAACACAGATAGCGGCAATATTTATGGCCAGTCAGACCGGTAAACCGGTGACGGTCTTCATCGGCGCGGTCCTGGCCATGACGATAGTGACTCTGATAGGCGTAACCATCGGGGCGGAGATCGCGCAGGCAGTGCCCACAAAATATATTCGCAACGGCGCCGCCGTTATCTTTATAGGCATAGGGGGGCTGATACTCCTTGGGAAGCTCTAG
- the rpmB gene encoding 50S ribosomal protein L28 has translation MSRVCNVCGKGTTTGYAYARRGLAKKKGGVGRKITGKTKRTYLANLQPIKARLNNGTITRIKICTRCLKAGKVVKVV, from the coding sequence ATGTCCAGGGTTTGCAACGTATGTGGAAAAGGCACAACAACCGGCTATGCCTACGCGCGCCGCGGCCTGGCCAAGAAAAAGGGTGGTGTCGGGCGTAAGATAACAGGCAAAACCAAGAGAACATATCTAGCCAATCTGCAGCCAATCAAGGCTAGACTCAATAACGGAACCATAACCAGGATAAAGATTTGTACCAGATGCCTCAAGGCGGGAAAGGTGGTCAAGGTGGTCTAG
- the gatA gene encoding Asp-tRNA(Asn)/Glu-tRNA(Gln) amidotransferase subunit GatA — protein sequence MNTSTIHELTAFELREKFTSGELTSQEATEGVFRQIEEKDPVISAYLSLDREGAVERARELDARMQRGEKPGLLAGIPVAVKDNLCTKGLRTTCASKILGNFVPPYDAHVTERLKAEGAVIVGKTNLDEFAMGSSTENSSFNPTKNPWDVSRSPGGSSGGSAAAVAAGMACMALGSDTGGSVRQPASLCGVVGMKPTYGRVSRYGLVAFGSSLDQIGPLTRDVRDAALLLQVIAGHDERDSTSADMPVPDYLSALEDRIDGVRIGIPKEYFAEGLDDEVRQAVEGAVKTYKGLDASVIEVSLPHTPYAVAVYYIIATAEASSNLARYDGVRYGYRTASSDGTISMYSRSRAEGFGSEVKRRIMLGTYALSSGYYDAYYLKASKVRNLIRQDFLSVFEKVDVILCPTSPTPAFRLGERLESPLEMYLSDVFTIPANLAGIPGISIPCGFTRNNLPIGLQLMGKHFDETTLLRVARAFERETDYHRKRAGRDCL from the coding sequence ATGAATACATCGACCATACATGAGCTTACCGCCTTTGAATTAAGAGAAAAGTTCACCTCTGGCGAGCTTACGTCACAGGAGGCGACAGAAGGGGTCTTCCGCCAGATAGAAGAAAAAGACCCCGTCATAAGCGCCTACCTGAGTCTTGACAGGGAAGGCGCCGTTGAGAGGGCCAGAGAATTGGATGCCCGGATGCAGAGGGGCGAAAAACCGGGACTTCTCGCGGGAATACCCGTCGCCGTAAAGGACAACTTATGCACTAAAGGCCTGCGGACCACCTGTGCGTCCAAGATATTGGGCAATTTTGTCCCTCCGTATGATGCCCACGTGACGGAGAGGTTAAAGGCGGAGGGGGCCGTCATCGTTGGCAAGACAAATCTCGACGAATTTGCCATGGGCTCTTCGACAGAGAATTCCAGTTTTAATCCGACGAAAAACCCCTGGGACGTGAGCCGCAGTCCGGGAGGCTCCAGTGGCGGCTCGGCCGCGGCCGTCGCCGCCGGAATGGCCTGTATGGCGCTTGGCAGCGACACTGGCGGCTCCGTAAGGCAGCCCGCGAGCCTCTGCGGTGTGGTAGGCATGAAACCGACCTACGGCAGGGTGTCACGGTACGGCCTGGTAGCCTTCGGGTCGTCACTCGACCAGATTGGGCCCCTCACAAGAGACGTCAGGGACGCGGCACTGCTGCTACAGGTGATAGCGGGGCACGATGAGAGGGACTCTACCAGCGCTGATATGCCTGTGCCGGACTATTTGTCAGCCCTTGAAGACCGCATAGACGGCGTCCGCATAGGAATTCCGAAGGAATATTTCGCCGAGGGACTGGACGACGAGGTACGGCAGGCCGTGGAAGGGGCCGTCAAGACCTACAAGGGCCTTGATGCCAGCGTGATCGAGGTCTCTCTGCCACACACGCCATATGCGGTGGCCGTCTACTACATAATCGCCACGGCCGAGGCCAGTTCCAACCTCGCCCGGTACGACGGTGTCCGCTACGGGTACAGGACGGCGTCATCAGACGGAACCATTAGCATGTACAGTCGTTCCAGGGCCGAGGGTTTTGGCAGTGAGGTAAAGCGCAGGATTATGCTCGGAACGTACGCACTAAGCTCCGGCTATTACGACGCCTACTACCTGAAGGCGTCTAAGGTGAGAAACCTCATCAGACAAGACTTCCTGTCGGTCTTTGAAAAGGTAGACGTCATTTTATGTCCAACGTCGCCGACGCCCGCATTCAGGCTCGGGGAACGCCTTGAGAGCCCGCTGGAGATGTATCTCTCCGACGTGTTCACGATCCCGGCAAATCTGGCAGGGATACCCGGGATATCTATACCGTGCGGTTTTACGCGAAACAACCTTCCCATCGGGTTACAGCTAATGGGAAAACACTTCGATGAGACAACACTTCTGAGGGTCGCCCGCGCCTTTGAGAGAGAAACCGATTACCACCGGAAAAGGGCCGGAAGGGACTGCCTATGA
- a CDS encoding metallophosphatase family protein: MKILIISDIHANIQALSAVRDNEKGVDKIFCLGDLVNYGPNPKEAIETVRKISEKIVRGNHDDAVSGLRDDCCCPPEYSELAEPGKEYTRGVLDEAEKQFLRDLPLVEEVQVDGFKFLLAHGSPGGNNCTFLPPDTSEKVMARELEGVDADFVFIGHTHMPMQMKVGKTVVVNPGSVGFPSGNIPKAAYAVWEDGNIEFKKVDYDISETVKALKGTALQFQHIEVISEKLKHGKF; this comes from the coding sequence ATGAAGATATTGATAATATCTGACATACACGCGAACATCCAGGCGCTATCTGCCGTTCGGGACAACGAAAAGGGGGTCGACAAGATATTCTGTCTGGGCGACCTGGTGAACTACGGGCCCAACCCTAAGGAGGCCATCGAAACAGTACGAAAAATCTCCGAGAAGATAGTAAGAGGAAACCACGATGACGCGGTAAGCGGGTTGCGTGACGATTGCTGTTGCCCGCCGGAGTACAGTGAACTGGCCGAGCCGGGAAAGGAGTATACACGAGGGGTTCTGGATGAAGCAGAAAAGCAGTTCTTGAGAGACCTCCCACTTGTGGAAGAGGTACAGGTAGACGGTTTCAAGTTCCTGCTGGCCCACGGCTCACCGGGGGGAAACAACTGCACCTTCCTCCCGCCGGACACGTCCGAGAAGGTCATGGCCAGGGAGCTTGAAGGGGTAGATGCCGACTTTGTGTTTATTGGCCATACCCATATGCCGATGCAGATGAAGGTCGGCAAGACGGTCGTCGTTAATCCGGGGAGCGTGGGCTTCCCCAGCGGCAACATCCCCAAGGCCGCTTACGCAGTATGGGAAGACGGCAACATAGAGTTCAAGAAGGTAGATTACGACATTAGCGAGACCGTCAAGGCCCTTAAGGGGACGGCCTTGCAGTTTCAACATATAGAGGTCATTTCCGAGAAACTGAAACATGGAAAGTTTTAA
- the thiE gene encoding thiamine phosphate synthase has translation MRVTKDGKNLRKAIEEARLYVLLTPSLCKGSVIDTARLAIRGGAEVLQLRAGDIPRKEILKAATEIRELTRELGAIFIVNDYPEVGIEVQADGLHLGQEDMPVEEARRLVGNDRLIGVSAHNIHQARQAQTHGADYLGIGPIFPTDTKTRAEPVGTQLIEEIVSEIDIPFFAIGGINTNNIRQVLDSGATRVAVCSAIIAQEDVLAVTKHFIRELTR, from the coding sequence TTGCGAGTTACGAAGGACGGGAAAAACCTGCGAAAGGCCATTGAGGAGGCAAGACTGTATGTCTTGCTGACGCCCAGTTTGTGCAAGGGGTCAGTCATTGATACTGCAAGGCTTGCCATACGCGGAGGCGCTGAAGTCCTCCAGCTGAGGGCCGGGGACATACCTCGAAAAGAGATCCTCAAGGCTGCCACGGAGATAAGGGAGCTGACCCGGGAACTTGGCGCTATATTTATCGTAAATGACTACCCCGAGGTCGGCATAGAAGTTCAGGCGGATGGGTTACACCTGGGTCAGGAAGACATGCCTGTTGAGGAGGCCAGACGTCTGGTTGGCAATGACAGGCTTATCGGAGTTTCAGCCCATAATATTCATCAGGCCCGTCAGGCACAGACGCACGGGGCAGACTACCTGGGGATTGGCCCCATCTTCCCCACGGACACCAAGACGCGGGCGGAACCCGTGGGCACACAACTGATCGAAGAAATCGTGAGTGAAATAGATATACCATTTTTCGCCATTGGAGGCATTAACACAAACAATATCCGGCAGGTCTTAGATTCAGGGGCTACACGCGTGGCGGTTTGTTCGGCGATAATCGCTCAAGAAGACGTGCTGGCGGTTACGAAACACTTCATACGTGAGCTGACCCGATGA
- the murJ gene encoding murein biosynthesis integral membrane protein MurJ, whose protein sequence is MPKHSFIRSASTISLCTLLSRVLGLTRDILCASVFGTGMVWDAFSVAFRVPNLFRRLFGEGALTAAFVPVFTEYLEKRDERESWRLVSVVATVLGLFLGLLVVLGEVVFYILPRLTPLSEKWQLVLELLAVMFPYMPLICLAALISAVLNCLRHFLMPALSPVILNVCWIAGLLFLAPMMGDTQEEKIFGVALAILIAGVLQYGVQLLVLRKEGDVVSPILEPSHPGLRKITGLIGPVVFGLAIVQVNVLLDSLIAIGFSSSPGGHDTFSFLGNVYEYPLHSGAASVLYYGDRIIEFPLALVGIAMATAMFPTISTYAVRNDWEAFSTTLRKVLQIVIFISVPASLGLMVLGGPLIELFFVRHAFTEESALRTTSVVFFYATGIWAFCSLHILIRAFYSIQDTKTPVKVGASMVVLNLTLNLTLIWFLKEGGLAFATAISAMTQATVLFVILRKRLKIKGLEGVMASVGRTMLASAVMVVACIIVLDMLPEHHGDFSLKALRLFAPLSASVVAFLVTAYILGSEELRYLYDELVKKAIVKED, encoded by the coding sequence TTGCCCAAGCACTCTTTCATAAGGTCTGCTAGCACAATAAGCCTCTGTACATTGTTAAGCCGTGTACTGGGCTTAACCCGCGACATCCTCTGCGCCAGCGTTTTCGGTACGGGTATGGTCTGGGACGCCTTTTCCGTTGCCTTCCGTGTGCCGAACCTGTTCCGCAGGCTTTTCGGCGAAGGTGCATTGACTGCGGCCTTTGTGCCGGTGTTCACTGAATATCTGGAGAAGCGCGATGAACGTGAGTCCTGGAGACTCGTAAGCGTCGTCGCAACGGTACTGGGCCTTTTCCTTGGCCTGCTGGTAGTCCTGGGAGAGGTCGTTTTCTACATACTCCCAAGGCTCACACCTCTCAGTGAAAAGTGGCAACTGGTGCTTGAGCTGTTGGCCGTAATGTTTCCCTACATGCCGCTTATCTGTCTGGCGGCACTGATATCGGCCGTGCTTAATTGCCTCCGGCACTTCCTCATGCCAGCCCTCTCTCCGGTCATTCTGAATGTATGCTGGATAGCGGGCCTCCTCTTCCTCGCGCCCATGATGGGAGACACCCAGGAAGAGAAGATCTTCGGTGTGGCGCTGGCTATTCTAATAGCCGGCGTTTTACAATACGGTGTACAGCTCCTGGTGCTCAGAAAGGAGGGGGACGTCGTAAGCCCCATCCTTGAGCCCTCTCATCCGGGGCTGAGGAAGATTACAGGGCTGATAGGTCCCGTGGTCTTTGGTCTGGCCATTGTGCAGGTGAACGTCCTGTTGGACAGCCTGATTGCCATCGGATTTTCCTCGTCGCCGGGAGGACACGACACGTTTTCGTTCTTGGGAAATGTCTACGAATACCCCCTTCATAGCGGGGCGGCGTCGGTGCTCTATTATGGAGACCGCATAATAGAATTTCCGCTGGCGCTTGTGGGCATTGCCATGGCTACCGCGATGTTTCCCACCATTTCAACATATGCGGTCAGGAACGACTGGGAGGCATTTTCCACCACCCTGCGGAAGGTGCTGCAGATAGTGATATTTATCAGTGTACCGGCGTCTCTCGGGCTTATGGTGCTGGGCGGGCCGCTCATAGAGCTCTTTTTTGTGAGGCACGCCTTTACAGAGGAGTCCGCACTCCGTACGACCTCAGTAGTCTTCTTCTATGCAACAGGGATATGGGCGTTTTGCTCCCTTCACATCCTTATAAGGGCGTTCTATTCGATACAGGACACGAAGACCCCGGTGAAGGTGGGGGCCAGTATGGTGGTTCTTAATCTGACTCTGAACCTTACCCTGATCTGGTTCTTGAAGGAGGGGGGTCTGGCGTTTGCAACGGCCATTTCCGCCATGACACAGGCGACGGTACTTTTTGTTATCCTGAGAAAAAGGCTAAAGATAAAGGGTCTGGAGGGGGTAATGGCGTCGGTTGGGCGGACCATGCTTGCCTCAGCCGTCATGGTGGTTGCATGTATTATTGTGTTGGACATGTTGCCTGAACACCACGGGGATTTTTCGTTAAAGGCGTTGCGGCTCTTTGCGCCACTTTCCGCCTCGGTGGTGGCGTTTCTGGTTACCGCCTATATACTTGGCTCGGAGGAGCTTCGGTATCTGTACGATGAACTGGTGAAAAAGGCCATAGTAAAAGAGGATTAG
- a CDS encoding transcriptional repressor — MTDKDTQAEEQLFKEYLAAKGLKYTPERQTIFRRAFTTHKHFEAEDLLLSLRQNHQRVSKATIYRTLALLVRSGHLREVIFGEKHSHYEHVHANEHHDHMICSGCGKIIEFTDEALERLQDKVCVRHKFKPESHRMQIHGLCKDCHKANTTS; from the coding sequence GTGACAGACAAGGACACGCAGGCAGAAGAACAGTTGTTCAAGGAGTACCTCGCCGCTAAAGGCCTTAAATACACCCCCGAAAGACAGACCATCTTCAGGCGGGCGTTCACAACGCACAAACACTTTGAGGCGGAGGATCTGTTGCTAAGCCTCAGACAGAACCACCAGCGCGTCTCCAAGGCCACCATCTACCGCACACTCGCCCTGCTTGTAAGAAGCGGACACCTCCGGGAGGTAATCTTTGGAGAAAAACATTCCCACTACGAACACGTCCACGCAAACGAACACCACGACCACATGATATGCTCCGGCTGCGGCAAGATAATCGAGTTCACGGATGAAGCACTCGAGCGCCTGCAGGACAAGGTCTGCGTAAGGCACAAGTTCAAGCCTGAATCCCACCGCATGCAAATACACGGCCTGTGCAAAGACTGCCACAAGGCAAACACAACGTCCTAG
- the proB gene encoding glutamate 5-kinase — translation MNVDLRKALVSRTRRLVVKVGTGVITTKDGLLDTAQVSSISKQIVGLKRRGYEVALVSSGAVGAGMGELGMRRRPSTLPELQAAAAVGQGKLTGAYDDCFKAEGYHAAQVLLTREDLEERHRYLNTCNTINALFGFKVVPVINENDTVSVEEISFSDNDILSALVTNLLRAELLVMLSSVDGLYKKPGKGAEFVPVVEEITGDVERLASGSMTHLGMGGMESKLKAARIATNSGEAVIIANGRTPDVLTRIIDGEELGTLFLPARKRLKSRKRWIGFTLRPKGRIYIDEGAFAALSKRGKSLLASGITDVDGGFDRGDVVSISTAGDKAEFARGLTNYSSTELMKIKGQSSSSIKKTLGSKPYDEVVHRDNMVLIQ, via the coding sequence ATGAACGTAGACCTCAGAAAAGCACTTGTCTCCAGGACTAGACGGCTGGTTGTAAAGGTCGGCACCGGCGTAATTACCACAAAGGACGGACTTCTGGACACGGCCCAGGTCTCAAGCATATCCAAGCAGATAGTGGGCCTGAAGCGACGCGGCTACGAGGTTGCCCTTGTAAGTTCCGGTGCCGTGGGTGCGGGGATGGGCGAACTCGGCATGCGCAGGAGACCGTCTACACTGCCGGAACTACAGGCGGCAGCAGCCGTTGGCCAGGGCAAACTGACCGGGGCCTACGACGACTGTTTTAAGGCCGAGGGATATCATGCCGCCCAGGTCCTGCTCACCAGAGAAGACCTGGAGGAACGCCACCGGTATTTAAACACCTGTAACACAATCAACGCCCTGTTCGGTTTTAAGGTCGTACCCGTAATCAACGAAAACGACACCGTCTCGGTGGAAGAAATCAGCTTTAGCGACAACGACATCCTCTCCGCCCTGGTGACCAATCTCTTGAGGGCGGAGCTGCTGGTAATGCTCTCATCCGTGGACGGACTCTACAAAAAACCCGGTAAGGGTGCGGAGTTTGTGCCCGTGGTGGAGGAGATTACCGGCGACGTGGAACGGCTCGCGTCCGGGTCCATGACGCATCTCGGTATGGGCGGCATGGAAAGCAAACTCAAGGCCGCGCGCATAGCGACCAATTCCGGAGAGGCCGTTATCATCGCAAACGGCAGGACACCCGACGTCCTGACGAGGATAATCGACGGTGAGGAATTGGGTACACTGTTTCTCCCCGCCCGCAAGAGGCTCAAGAGCCGCAAACGCTGGATAGGTTTTACGCTGAGGCCCAAGGGTAGGATATACATTGACGAAGGCGCCTTCGCCGCCCTCTCAAAGAGGGGCAAGAGCCTCCTGGCCTCAGGGATAACCGACGTGGACGGGGGGTTTGACAGGGGAGACGTGGTTTCTATATCCACCGCAGGTGATAAGGCCGAGTTCGCCAGGGGCCTTACAAATTATTCTTCAACAGAGCTCATGAAGATAAAGGGGCAGTCCAGCTCCTCGATAAAGAAGACCCTGGGCAGCAAACCCTACGACGAGGTGGTGCACAGGGACAACATGGTGCTAATCCAGTGA
- a CDS encoding cytochrome c, with product MGRFYPFFLTGVFVLSTLCISIPASGEEIYKSKKSEEKVKDTMEILQEGLDELEEAVLKDDIPATIKITHELDEASHFICNLDLSQSTLSKVDQREFERLRQTLHRRMHALSEAADEGNTDAVLEQSFKVREACDTCHHDFKKGRG from the coding sequence ATGGGGAGATTTTATCCTTTTTTCCTAACCGGTGTGTTTGTTTTGTCTACGCTCTGCATAAGCATCCCTGCATCTGGTGAGGAGATATACAAATCCAAGAAAAGTGAAGAGAAGGTCAAGGATACCATGGAGATCCTGCAGGAGGGCCTGGATGAACTCGAAGAAGCCGTACTGAAAGACGACATCCCAGCGACAATCAAGATAACGCATGAATTGGACGAGGCCTCACATTTTATTTGTAATCTAGACCTTTCACAGTCAACCCTGTCAAAGGTAGATCAGCGGGAGTTCGAGAGGTTGAGACAGACCCTGCACCGCCGGATGCATGCCCTGAGCGAAGCGGCTGACGAGGGGAATACTGACGCCGTGCTGGAGCAATCCTTCAAGGTAAGGGAGGCCTGCGACACCTGTCATCATGATTTTAAGAAGGGACGGGGATAA
- the gatC gene encoding Asp-tRNA(Asn)/Glu-tRNA(Gln) amidotransferase subunit GatC, translating into MSLIDKKTIDHVALLARLELSEEEREILTTQLEDILKYIEKLKELDTSQVEPMAYAATTKNVFREDEIRPSIDVEDALKNAPSRAEDFFKVPKVID; encoded by the coding sequence GTGTCCCTTATCGACAAAAAGACCATTGACCATGTAGCCCTCCTGGCCAGACTGGAACTCAGTGAGGAGGAGAGGGAGATACTTACCACCCAGCTCGAAGACATATTAAAATACATAGAGAAACTCAAGGAGTTAGACACGTCGCAGGTAGAACCCATGGCCTATGCCGCCACCACAAAGAACGTCTTCCGTGAGGACGAGATAAGACCGTCTATAGATGTGGAGGATGCCCTGAAAAACGCACCCTCCAGGGCAGAAGATTTTTTTAAGGTGCCAAAGGTGATAGACTGA
- the purF gene encoding amidophosphoribosyltransferase gives MTELKHECGLFGAYGCLDATEKVYFGLYSLQHRGEESAGIASTDGRSIISHRGMGLVSTVFTAQKLKSLRNPAAIGHVRYSTIGGSELRNAQPFVAEYSKGQVAIAHNGQLVNTKELRASLERIGAVFQTQTTSDSEVILHLMAKPEYRDNLSGLLSDLKGAFSLLILTPGEMIAARDANGFRPLCIGKLNDGYAVASESCALEQIGAQYLREVSPGEVIYIDKNGLRSETFAPAKPSYCIFELIYFSRPDSMIYGENVHLFRKRLGAKLAEECPVEADIVIPVPEGGNSAAMGYSQASGIPLDRGFVRNHYVGRTFIQPHVEQRHQKVEIKLNAISNVVTDKRVIVVDDSIVRGTTSKSRLGLLRKAGAKEIHVRISCPPHRYPCYYGIDFQIKKELIAAVRPLEEITEFLEVDSLGYLSIEGLLSCTSSPKDYCVACFAGKYPVPAEIIKKAPEDSEEWEEKAGEHIIVV, from the coding sequence GTGACTGAGTTAAAACACGAATGTGGACTCTTTGGTGCGTACGGGTGCCTTGACGCCACGGAGAAGGTCTACTTTGGCCTTTATTCCCTCCAACATCGCGGTGAGGAAAGTGCCGGTATCGCTTCTACCGATGGCCGGAGTATAATCTCACACAGGGGAATGGGGCTGGTCTCTACCGTCTTCACGGCGCAGAAGCTTAAGAGCCTGAGAAACCCCGCCGCCATCGGACACGTCCGTTACTCCACCATAGGCGGGAGCGAGTTACGTAACGCCCAACCCTTTGTGGCTGAATACTCAAAGGGACAGGTGGCGATTGCACACAATGGCCAGCTGGTCAATACAAAGGAACTCAGGGCCTCCCTCGAACGAATCGGCGCAGTGTTTCAGACACAGACCACCAGCGATAGCGAGGTGATTCTCCACCTCATGGCAAAACCAGAATACCGCGACAACCTCTCCGGTCTGCTCAGCGACCTCAAGGGCGCCTTTTCCCTCTTAATTCTTACGCCCGGTGAGATGATCGCCGCCAGAGACGCGAATGGTTTCAGGCCCCTGTGCATTGGTAAACTGAACGACGGCTACGCCGTGGCCTCAGAGAGTTGTGCCCTTGAACAGATTGGGGCACAATATCTTAGAGAAGTCTCCCCCGGAGAGGTCATTTATATCGACAAGAATGGTCTGCGGTCAGAGACCTTCGCCCCTGCAAAACCGTCCTACTGCATCTTTGAACTGATATACTTTTCCAGACCTGACAGCATGATATACGGAGAAAATGTACACCTCTTCCGCAAGCGCTTGGGTGCCAAGCTGGCGGAGGAATGCCCCGTGGAGGCCGATATAGTGATACCCGTGCCGGAGGGAGGGAATTCCGCGGCCATGGGCTATTCCCAGGCCTCTGGAATTCCTCTGGACCGCGGCTTTGTACGTAACCACTACGTGGGACGCACTTTCATCCAGCCACACGTCGAACAGCGACATCAAAAGGTGGAAATCAAGCTTAACGCCATCTCAAACGTGGTCACGGATAAAAGGGTAATCGTGGTGGACGATTCAATAGTGCGGGGTACTACCTCCAAGAGCCGCTTAGGACTGCTGAGAAAGGCCGGCGCAAAGGAGATACACGTAAGGATTAGCTGTCCCCCGCACCGCTATCCGTGCTATTACGGGATTGATTTTCAGATCAAAAAGGAACTAATCGCGGCAGTCCGTCCCCTGGAGGAGATAACAGAGTTCCTGGAAGTGGACAGCCTGGGCTACCTCAGTATCGAGGGCCTTTTGAGCTGCACCTCCTCCCCCAAGGACTACTGTGTCGCCTGTTTTGCCGGCAAATATCCCGTACCGGCGGAAATTATCAAAAAGGCCCCTGAGGACTCGGAAGAGTGGGAAGAAAAGGCCGGCGAACACATCATTGTTGTGTAG
- the gatB gene encoding Asp-tRNA(Asn)/Glu-tRNA(Gln) amidotransferase subunit GatB has translation MKYEIVIGLETHAELATASKLWCGCSTTFGTPPNTQVCPVCLGMPGVLPVLNKKALEYSLRAALALNCGINLFSMFDRKNYYYPDLPKNYQISQNHLNLGLNGFVDIRTNEGMKKISINNVHLEEEAGKLIHPEDPSADYSLVDFNRAGVPLLEIVTNPDMRDLKEVEQFMQTLRNILLYNEVSDCKMQEGSLRFEASISLRPVGQEKLGRRVEMKNLNSMKAVLKALEYETGRQTEVLDSGKEVDMETRLWDEVKGRTGRMRSKEEAHDYRYFPEPDLVPMAIEERWLNKLRSALPELPINRRNRFVEEYSLSDYDAGVLTEDKAVADYFERSVGLHATPKPLCNWITNDVLRELKERKVEIKDFKVCPESLVGLVKMVEEGAVSMPVAREVFVSMADTGKEAAELVKEKGLLQISDKGELEELVSKILDENPAAVSDFKKGKKTALGFLVGQIMRQSKGKANPKVANELLTQKLKAY, from the coding sequence ATGAAATACGAAATAGTCATCGGCCTTGAGACACACGCAGAGCTGGCGACGGCGTCAAAGCTCTGGTGCGGGTGTTCCACCACCTTTGGCACGCCGCCCAATACCCAGGTCTGCCCCGTGTGCCTTGGTATGCCCGGCGTCCTCCCCGTACTGAACAAAAAGGCCCTGGAATACAGCCTCAGGGCCGCCCTGGCGCTTAACTGCGGGATAAACCTCTTCAGCATGTTCGATCGAAAAAACTATTACTACCCCGACCTGCCGAAAAACTATCAGATATCACAAAACCATCTCAATCTCGGTCTGAACGGGTTCGTCGATATAAGGACGAATGAAGGGATGAAGAAGATCAGCATCAACAACGTGCACCTGGAAGAAGAGGCCGGTAAGCTCATCCACCCGGAAGACCCTTCGGCTGATTACAGTCTGGTGGATTTCAACCGTGCCGGAGTTCCACTCCTTGAGATAGTCACCAACCCGGACATGCGAGACCTTAAAGAGGTCGAGCAGTTCATGCAGACTCTGAGGAATATCCTGCTGTACAACGAGGTCTCCGACTGCAAGATGCAGGAGGGCTCTCTCAGGTTCGAGGCCTCGATATCACTGAGGCCCGTGGGTCAGGAGAAATTGGGCCGCAGGGTGGAGATGAAGAACCTTAACTCTATGAAGGCCGTGCTGAAGGCCCTGGAATATGAAACAGGCAGGCAGACAGAAGTCCTGGACTCAGGAAAAGAGGTAGACATGGAGACCCGGCTGTGGGATGAGGTAAAGGGTCGCACCGGGAGGATGCGCTCCAAGGAAGAGGCCCACGACTACAGATATTTCCCTGAGCCCGACCTGGTGCCGATGGCCATCGAAGAACGCTGGCTCAATAAGCTAAGGTCCGCGCTTCCTGAGCTCCCGATAAACAGGAGAAACCGGTTTGTGGAGGAATATTCCCTTTCAGATTATGACGCGGGGGTCCTCACGGAAGACAAGGCGGTGGCAGATTATTTTGAACGGAGCGTAGGACTCCATGCCACTCCCAAACCCCTGTGTAACTGGATAACAAACGACGTGCTCAGGGAGCTTAAGGAAAGGAAAGTCGAGATAAAAGACTTTAAGGTCTGTCCCGAGTCTCTGGTAGGACTGGTAAAGATGGTTGAGGAGGGGGCCGTCAGCATGCCCGTTGCCCGGGAAGTATTTGTAAGTATGGCTGACACGGGCAAGGAAGCCGCCGAGTTGGTAAAGGAGAAAGGGCTCCTCCAGATAAGCGACAAAGGAGAGCTGGAAGAACTCGTTTCAAAGATTCTGGATGAAAACCCGGCGGCAGTTAGTGATTTCAAAAAAGGTAAAAAGACGGCACTAGGCTTTCTTGTCGGCCAGATAATGCGCCAGTCCAAGGGCAAGGCAAACCCCAAAGTCGCTAACGAACTCCTCACGCAAAAACTTAAGGCATACTAA